A window of Candidatus Kryptoniota bacterium genomic DNA:
AGTCCCGCTTATCGGATTTTGCGGCTCCCCGTGGACACTGCTGGCGTATATGGTGGATGGAAAGGGCGGCGAGTTTGTACGTGCACGAGCCATGCTCTACGACGATCCTTCCTCGGCCCACCAGCTTCTCGAGAAGCTCGCCGTGAACTGCGTGTCGTACCTCAGGATGCAGCATGAGGCGGGCGCGGACTTAGTGCAGATATTCGACACATGGGGAGGTGCCCTCGCTCCTGATCTCTTCGAGGAATTTTCATTGAGGTATATCAGGTTCATGGTCGATTCCGTCAGGGAAGAATTTCCGGTAATTGTATTCTCGAAGGGGGCGAATCATTCCATCGAGAAGATCGCCGCAACTGCCGCCTCGTGTGTGGGAGTTGATTGGACAATTCAGATCGGCGAAGCCGCGAAGAGGACCGGCGCGGTTCTCCAGGGAAATCTCGATCCAGCGGTCCTCTTTGCGAGACCTGAAATCATAAAGGCACGCGCGAAAAAAATACTCGAAGAAGCGCCTGCGGGTAAACATATTTTCAACCTGGGACACGGCATTCTCCCAAATACGCCGGTGGAAAACGTCCGCGTTCTCGTTGACTTCGTAAAAAACTGGAAAAGAGATTGATGTGAATTCACTTTCGTTTTCGCGAGATGTCGAGGCCGGTTCGACCCCATCCCGTCGAGCGAGGAATGCCCCGTGAGCAAAATTGGCGTGGTATTATTCAACTTAGGGGGTCCACTTTCAAGGGACGACATAGAGGAATTCCTGTTCAACCTTTTCATGGATCCATACATCATCGAGATACCGCTTCGCGGGTTCTTAAGGAGATGGCTGGCCAGAATGATAGCGAGACGCCGGGCTGTCAAGACGGCTTACTATTACGACATCATGGGCGGAAAATCACCGCAGTACGAACTGACGATGAGGCAGGCGCACGCTCTTGAAAGGTCGCTTCGTGAAGTCATAGACGTTAATGTTTATGTCGGCATGAGGTACTTCAAACCTTCGATCGAAGAGGCCTACGACTCACTTGTGAAGGACAATATCGAGGATGTCATTCTCCTTCCGCTTTATCCTCACTATTCGAGAACAACGACGTTGTCGAGCTTTGAAGAATGGAACCGAGTCACTCGACATCCGGCAAGAAGGATGAAAGTCTTGCAGATCGACAGTTATCACGACAATCCCGGCTACATAGAGGCAGTGGTCGAAAGAATTGAAGAGGCGCTCAGAAAATTTCCCGCGACTTTAAAAGGTGATGTACATATACTTTTCAGCGCTCATGGTGTCCCTGAGAGCATAATTACCCGCGGCGATCCGTACCAGAATCAGATTGTGGAGACAGTTGAACTTGTCTCAGACCGGTTCACGAATCCTCATTCACTTGCTTACCAGAGCCGTGTCGGCCCTGTGAAGTGGCTTGGCCCGCCGACTCTTGACGAGATCAAGCGTCTCGCTTCCGCGGGGGTTAAGGATCTTCTCGTCGTCCCGATAAGTTTTGTCAGCGAGCATTCGGAAACCCTTTATGAGGTGAATCATCTTTTCAGGAGTGAAGCGATGAAGGCAGGGATCGAACAATTTGAGATGATGCCGGCACTCAACGATTCTCCGAAGTTCATCGAGGCGTTGAAAGGGCTGGTCCTTGCCAGGGCGGCGGAGTTTGAAAAGGCATGAGGGTCGCGGTTGTAGGGGGAGGAATATCTGGGCTCTCCGTCGCGCACTTCTTGAAGCGCGCGGGTGCCGAAGTGATGGTCTTCGAGAAGAACGGTACTCCCGGCGGCACCATAGGGACCAGAATGACAGAAGGGTTTCTTGTCGAGAGTGGCCCGAGCAGCACCTCGGAAACGAACTTCGTCATCGACGAGATGCTTGCGGACCTCGGAATGAAAGACGAGAAGGTTTACGCGAACGATGGATCGAAGTATCGCTACATAGTCCGTGGCGGAGAACTGCATGCGCTTCCGGGCGGACCGGGATCTTTCATCTCGACACGGTTGTGGTCGGCGCGCGCTAAGTTCAGGCTACTCGGTGAACCGTTCATCGGTCGCGCGACGCGCGAAGAATCGATCGCAGAATTTGTGAAGCGCAGGCTCGGAAGAGAATTTCTTGACTACGCCATCAATCCGTTCGTAGCGGGGGTCTATGCGGGAAATCCGTCCGACCTCAGCGTCAGAGCCGCATTTCCGAAACTTTACGCGCTCGAGGAAAAGTACGGCGGCTTGCTGAAAGGCACTTTACAGGGAGCGCGGGAGAGAAGAAAACGCGCCGACAAAGCCAAAGTGTCTGCGAAACTTGTTTCTTTCAAAAGCGGGATGGGCGTACTTCCCTCGACTATCGCGAAATCACTTGACGATGCGGTGTTATTCAACACGCCGGTCATCAGCGTAAAGCTCGAGTCAGCCTGCTACAGACTCGGTTTCGTGGAGAAGGGGAAAACATCCGGCGAAGTTTTCGACAGCGTAGTTCTCTCCACGCCGGCATACTCCGCCGCCCAAATCATCCGTTCGTGGCTGCCGGAGCTTTCTGAACAGCTCTCTTCAATAAAGTATCCGCCTGTCGCGGTAGCAATTCTCGGATATAAGCTTTCCCAGGTGGAAATGGATCTTAACGGTTTCGGCTTTCTCGTACCCGAAGTTGAGAAGCGGAAAATTCTCGGGACGATCTGGAGCTCCAGTATTTTTCCAAACCGTGCTCCCGAAGGCTCGGTTGAGTTGACCACTTTCGTCGGCGGGTCGCGGCAGCCGGGGCTTGCAAGCCTTCCGGCTGACGAGATCGCCGGCATTGCTCACGGCGAAAATTCTTCAC
This region includes:
- the hemE gene encoding uroporphyrinogen decarboxylase, yielding MKKLSNDLLLQVISGKSAERTPVWIMRQAGRYLPEYMAVRARHDFLTMCKTPELSSEVTVQPVDIVGVDAAIIFSDILVLPEAMGMNLVVEEGKGGPRFTNPIKSRTSLGQVHDADCRRDLKYVSDALRLTVERLQGRVPLIGFCGSPWTLLAYMVDGKGGEFVRARAMLYDDPSSAHQLLEKLAVNCVSYLRMQHEAGADLVQIFDTWGGALAPDLFEEFSLRYIRFMVDSVREEFPVIVFSKGANHSIEKIAATAASCVGVDWTIQIGEAAKRTGAVLQGNLDPAVLFARPEIIKARAKKILEEAPAGKHIFNLGHGILPNTPVENVRVLVDFVKNWKRD
- the hemH gene encoding ferrochelatase; the protein is MSKIGVVLFNLGGPLSRDDIEEFLFNLFMDPYIIEIPLRGFLRRWLARMIARRRAVKTAYYYDIMGGKSPQYELTMRQAHALERSLREVIDVNVYVGMRYFKPSIEEAYDSLVKDNIEDVILLPLYPHYSRTTTLSSFEEWNRVTRHPARRMKVLQIDSYHDNPGYIEAVVERIEEALRKFPATLKGDVHILFSAHGVPESIITRGDPYQNQIVETVELVSDRFTNPHSLAYQSRVGPVKWLGPPTLDEIKRLASAGVKDLLVVPISFVSEHSETLYEVNHLFRSEAMKAGIEQFEMMPALNDSPKFIEALKGLVLARAAEFEKA
- the hemG gene encoding protoporphyrinogen oxidase — its product is MRVAVVGGGISGLSVAHFLKRAGAEVMVFEKNGTPGGTIGTRMTEGFLVESGPSSTSETNFVIDEMLADLGMKDEKVYANDGSKYRYIVRGGELHALPGGPGSFISTRLWSARAKFRLLGEPFIGRATREESIAEFVKRRLGREFLDYAINPFVAGVYAGNPSDLSVRAAFPKLYALEEKYGGLLKGTLQGARERRKRADKAKVSAKLVSFKSGMGVLPSTIAKSLDDAVLFNTPVISVKLESACYRLGFVEKGKTSGEVFDSVVLSTPAYSAAQIIRSWLPELSEQLSSIKYPPVAVAILGYKLSQVEMDLNGFGFLVPEVEKRKILGTIWSSSIFPNRAPEGSVELTTFVGGSRQPGLASLPADEIAGIAHGENSSLMMISGEPTFNSVTRWEKAIPQYNIGHLSIVESVKHVESVYKGFYICSNYRDGISVADCIANGKRTAEKILE